In the genome of Neovison vison isolate M4711 chromosome 4, ASM_NN_V1, whole genome shotgun sequence, the window GACGACGCGCGCCGCTGCCCGTCGACGACACGAGCCGCCCGCGGGGAGCGCAGCCCGGTGAGTCGCCCGTGGCCGGAGCACCGCGGGGCCGCCTCGCGCGCGCCAGGAAGGACGACGTGGCCGCGGGGGAAAGCGCTGCGCGGGCGCGGCCGTGGGGGATCCGTGTCACGGGACGGCTCCGCACCCGCCGTGCGGCCGGGGCGCGCGCACTCACACGCACCcacacgcgcgcacacgcacTCACGCCCCCCAACAGCGGGGCCCTCCGCGCCCGCTCTCcagcggcgggcggcgggggacCGGCGGGGGGACCGGCGGGGGGACCGGCGGGGGACCGAAGGCGCGCAGACGCGGGCCGCACACGTCAGGGGACGCGGCAGGCGCTGGAGCGGCCGGGCCGGCAGGGCAGGGCCACCCGCGCGCCACGACCGGGCGAGGACCTGGAGGCCGGGCCGCGCGACCGACAGACGCCACTCCCCGCTCCCGCCGCCCCGCTCTGCCCTCCCAGGCCCGCCGGGCCGGTCCCCGCGGCTCCCGCCGCCGTCCGCCCGCCGACCGTCCGCGCTCCCGAACCAGCGCGGCGCGAGGCGGCGGTGGCGTGTGCTGACGTCATATGGGCCGCCCGCCCCGGATTGGCCGCGGCCTCCTCACCAGACCGCGAGCGGACGGgcgcgcgggcggggcggggcgcgcgcAGGCCACGCCCCCAGGCGGCGGGCCGGGCAGGATCACGTGACCCGGCGCCCCTCCGCCCGCCTTATAAGCTGCGCCGCGCGCCCCGCGCCACGGGCCCAACTCCAGGCGGTCCCGGCCTTGACCTCTTTCATCCGTGAACCCGCGCGCGGGCGCCCCTCGGACAGGTACGCCGGGCGCGTTGGGGGGCTCAGAGGCGggcgcgggccggggccggggccgagCTCGGCCCGGGGGCGTGGATGGGGAGGTCcgggcacccccaccccctcccgggAGCGGGACGGACCCCGGCCCGGCCCCCGGGCGGGGCTGCACCCCCTGACCCTGCGAGCCGGCTCAGCGTCCCCTCCGTCCGGGACCCGGTACCTTGCGCCGCGCGCGGATGGCGTGCGGGAAACTTTGGGGCCGGACGGGCCAGCACCGGAGGGGCGTGCGGAGGGCACTCGCGGGCCCGCGGACACCCGGCCGCCGCCAGCCCGCACGCCGCCCAGGGGGGCCTCCCCGCGGTACCTGCGGCTCGGGCCGCGCATCTGCGGGCGCCCCAGGGGCCCGGGCTCTCCCGCACGAACCGCTATGAGTGGGCGTCGCGGTCCGCCCCGCGGCCGCCCCGGGCCCGCGCGCCCCCGGCCCGCGAACTTGACGGGGCCCGCCCCCCGCTCCGTCTGCCCGCAGGAGCGCCGGCCCGCTCGCGGTGACCGATGCCCAGGCTGGACGACCACTGCTGGAGCTGTTCCTGCGCCCAGGGCGCCAGGCACCGAGGCCGCCCGGGAGCCGGGGCCGGAGGGCTGGCGGCCAAAGTGGGTGACATGCTGAGCCCCGCCGCGCTGGCGGCCCGCCGGGGCCCGGACCCCGACCCCGCGCCCGCCCGCGGGCCTCGCAGCCCCGGGACGGGGGGTCGCGGCGCCGGCGGCGGTCCCCCCGGCAGCTGGCACCACCACCTGGTGCAGCGGAGCCTGGTGCTGTTCTCGGTGGGGGTCGTGCTGGCCCTGGTGCTCAACTTGCTGCAGGTGCAGCGGAACGTCACCCTGTTCCCCGAGGAGGTCATCGCCACCATCTTCTCGTCGGCCTGGTGGGTGCCCCCGTGCTGCGGGACGGCGGCCGGTGAGTGCGGCGGGGTGAGCGCTGGGGGAGGGCGCGGGCGTGGTGGTGAGGGCGCGCGGGGGGGTGTCGCGGGGGGAGCCGCGGGGGCGCCGGGGCAGCCTCCCGCCGACCTGGCCCGGGGGCCGCGCGCGGAGCCCGCTGCTGTGCCCTGGCCGAGCGGGCAGGGGATTGGCGGCCGGCGAACTGGTGAGCGGCGCGGCCTCGCTGCCATTGGCCGGGCGCTCCAACACGCTACCCGCCGGCCACCGAAAACAAACTGTCACGTGGGCcggcgggcgggg includes:
- the LOC122905481 gene encoding uncharacterized protein LOC122905481 translates to MGRSGHPHPLPGAGRTPARPPGGAAPPDPASRLSVPSVRDPVPCAARGWRAGNFGAGRASTGGACGGHSRARGHPAAASPHAAQGGLPAVPAARAAHLRAPQGPGLSRTNRYEWASRSAPRPPRARAPPARELDGARPPLRLPAGAPARSR